A DNA window from Macadamia integrifolia cultivar HAES 741 chromosome 4, SCU_Mint_v3, whole genome shotgun sequence contains the following coding sequences:
- the LOC122076559 gene encoding protein CHROMATIN REMODELING 4-like isoform X1: MLLYTLNYQCRTRDLKMKENSSVNNKMIDRNWVLKRKRKRLSCRPDQSTGKVGNSVPSESLRNLLPAKRRLQSDIQYGQGRPDGKEGKSVPSEFPKNHHPLAKRGMKNDLIAGQSSNKKKGNDGYYFECVICDLGGNLLCCDSCPRTYHLQCLNPPLKRTPPGKWLCPNCCERNDLVKPANHTESVSRRARAKIISDKSKTRIKSSSSHKESRMESSVPAKRSSSKVKLTFSHSVPSVENKSDSSYMDVSCSTKSRHLSEGGHGEAISSCGNTDIEKKPSLCRADEFAGNTDIEEKPSLYCADESADRKSNSLANEVQSSGTVLDPEPNAEPAERRSDSLCNNGNPTNKLILTSGHACQTAKKKKRKVNKEDRDDKTRFVKGNSTVNFSLKVGSKSTSAGPETSKHCQIYNSVDHQVSVSMLKEVLGTKSSLVQQQDKRIPEVISPSTHALDETRGQEEKMVTCDENVPCEVQQQVDRILGCRVQSSGKVSSCLSQPIKFSASPGTSSHVASGNNCSGAANNLPSQDILVLDNCDRALEDSSSSGKLVDFKNADLLAEGCHDSKNPVDKGKSTKSDTKVDKIHVYKRCAKEGGGGGNSMGLTRRPFKLQSFMASSIKVRNGSAVDKENGEKITKKAVSEENAAVVRASLDIGGNCLMPRACKINVSSDAKDMKDEHKEIRLNDSGENKMHESALKESAPVQTDTVLYEFLVKWVGQSHIHNSWVSESQLKVLAKRKLENYKAKHGRALINLCQEQWFQPQRVIALRTCMDGTTEAFVKWCGLHYDECTWDKLDEPAIEKSSHLIAEFKCFESQTVAKDSAVDDLLKSKCQQTEIISLEAQPEELKGGFLFPHQLEALNWLRKCWHRSKNVILADEMGLGKTVSACAFMSALYFEFKVCLPCLVLVPLSTMPNWLAEFALWAPDLNVVEYHGCAKARSIIRQYEWHASDPNVLNKRTKSYKFNVLLTTYEMVLADFSHLRGVPWEVLVVDEGHRLKNSGSKLFSLLNTFSFQHRVLLTGTPLQNNLGEMYNLLNFLQPASFPSLSSFEEKFNDLTTAEKVEELKKLVAPHMLRRLKKDAMQNIPPKTECMVPVELSSVQAEYYRALLTKNYQILRNIGKGVAQKSMLNIVMQLRKVCNHPYLIQGTEPDSGSVEFLQEMRIKASAKLTLLHSMLKVLSREGHRVLIFSQMTKLLDILEDYLTIEYGPQTFERVDGTVSVADRQAAIVRFNQDKSRFVFLLSTRSCGLGINLASADTVIIYDSDFNPHADIQAMNRAHRIGQSKRLLVYRLVVRASVEERILQLAKKKLMLDQLFVNKSGSQKEVEDILRWGTEELFNDSAGVAGKGTGENSSNKDEVTTDTEHKHKRRCGGLGDVYKDRCTDGRTKIVWDENAILKLLDRSNLQSGSSESHEGDLENDMLGSVKVGKISK; the protein is encoded by the exons AAGGAAAGTCTGTTCCTTCAGAATTTCCTAAGAACCACCATCCTCTTGCTAAACGCGGGATGAAAAATGATCTCATCGCAGGTCAGTcatcaaacaagaagaaaggaaatgatGGG TACTACTTCGAATGTGTAATCTGTGATCTTGGTGGCAACTTGCTGTGTTGTGATAGTTGCCCTCGAACCTATCATCTTCAGTGCCTTAATCCCCCTCTGAAG CGTACTCCTCCAGGTAAGTGGCTATGTCCAAACTGCTGTGAGCGAAATGATCTTGTAAAGCCCGCAAACCATACAGAGTCCGTTTCAAGACGTGCAAGAGCAAAAATTATTTCTGATAAGTCTAAGACAAGAATTAAGTCATCTAGCTCTCACAAGGAATCACGTATGGAAAGTTCAGTTCCAGCAAAAAGATCATCCAGTAAAGTGAAACTTACATTTTCTCATTCGGTTCCATCTGTTGAAAACAAGTCAGATTCTTCCTATATGGATGTGTCTTGTAGCACAAAATCAAGACACTTGTCTGAGGGTGGACATGGAGAAGCTATTTCATCATGTGGAAATACTGACATTGAGAAGAAACCCAGCTTGTGTCGTGCAGATGAATTTGCTGGAAATACTGACATTGAGGAGAAACCCAGCTTGTATTGTGCAGATGAGTCTGCTGACAGGAAGTCGAATTCTCTTGCTAATGAAGTCCAGTCTTCTGGTACGGTTTTAGACCCTGAGCCAAATGCTGAACCTGCTGAGAGAAGGTCTGACTCTCTGTGTAATAATGGAAATCCAACAAACAAGCTCATACTGACTTCCGGTCATGCCTGTCAGACagccaagaaaaagaagagaaaagttaACAAGGAAGATAGAGATGATAAAACGAGATTTGTCAAGGGAAATTCTACTGTAAATTTTTCTCTCAAGGTTGGATCCAAATCAACATCTGCAGGTCCTGAAACTAGTAAACACTGCCAAATATATAATTCAGTTGACCATCAGGTTTCGGTATCTATGTTGAAGGAGGTACTCGGAACAAAATCTTCTCTAGTGCAGCAACAAGATAAg AGGATCCCTGAGGTAATATCACCCTCAACACATGCCTTAGATGAAACAAGGggtcaagaagaaaaaatggtgaCATGTGATGAAAATGTTCCTTGTGAGGTTCAACAG CAGGTTGATCGGATTCTTGGGTGTCGAGTTCAAAGTAGTGGAAAAGTTTCTTCCTGTCTCAGTCAACCAATCAAATTTTCTGCTTCCCCCGGAACTTCTTCTCATGTTGCATCTGGAAACAACTGTTCAGGGGCTGCAAATAACCTGCCTTCTCAAGATATACTTGTTCTAGATAATTGTGACAGGGCATTAGAGGATTCGTCTTCTAGTGGTAAACTTGTAGATTTTAAGAATGCTGATCTTCTTGCTGAGGGATGCCATGATTCGAAAAACCCTGTTGATAAGGGAAAAAGCACCAAGAGTGATACCAAAGTAGATAAGATACATGTCTATAAAAGATGTGCAAAAGAAGGCGGTGGAGGGGGAAATTCCATGGGATTAACAAGAAGACCTTTCAAGCTTCAGAGTTTTATGGCCTCAAGTATTAAAGTTCGAAATGGATCGGCTGTAGACAAGGAGAATGGggaaaaaataactaaaaaggCAGTGTCAGAAGAGAACGCTGCTGTTGTACGTGCTAGTTTGGATATTGGTGGTAATTGTTTGATGCCAAGAGCATGCAAAATAAATGTATCTTCAGATGCTAAAGACATGAAAGATGAGCATAAGGAGATAAGATTGAATGACAGTGGAGAAAACAAGATGCATGAGTCGGCCTTGAAGGAATCTGCTCCAGTACAGACAGATACAGTCTTGTATGAATTTTTGGTCAAGTGGGTTGGGCAATCTCACATTCATAACAGCTGGGTTTCTGAATCGCAATTGAAAGTTCTAGCaaaaagaaaactagagaaTTACAAGGCAAAGCATGGAAGAGCACTGATAAATCTTTGTCAAGAACAATGGTTCCAACCACAAAGAGTGATTGCCCTCCGTACTTGCATGGATGGCACAACTGAAGCTTTTGTAAAATGGTGTGGTCTCCATTATGATGAATGCACATGGGACAAATTAGATGAACCTGCCATTGAGAAATCTTCGCATCTGATTGCTGAATTCAAGTGCTTTGAATCCCAAACAGTGGCCAAAGATTCAGCTGTGGATGATCTTCTAAAGAGTAAGTGTCAGCAAACCGAGATCATTTCTCTTGAAGCGCAACCCGAGGAGCTTAAAGGAGGTTTCCTGTTTCCACATCAACTAGAAGCTTTGAACTGGTTGCGTAAATGCTGGCATAGATCTAAAAATGTGATCCTCGCTGATGAGATGGGGCTGGGGAAAACTGTGTCGGCCTGTGCTTTTATGTCAGCTTTATATTTTGAGTTCAAAGTGTGTCTTCCTTGTCTAGTTTTGGTTCCTCTGTCCACAATGCCTAACTGGCTTGCTGAATTTGCATTATGGGCCCCAGATCTGAATGTTGTGGAGTATCATGGCTGTGCAAAAGCAAGATCTATTATTCGTCAATATGAATGGCATGCGAGTGATCCAAATGTGTTAAACAAGAGAACTAAGTCATACAAATTTAATGTTCTTTTGACTACTTATGAGATGGTGCTTGCTGACTTCTCCCATTTGCGTGGGGTTCCATGGGAGGTTCTCGTGGTTGATGAGGGTCATCGTCTGAAAAATTCGGGCAGTAAACTTTTCAGCTTGCTCAACACATTTTCTTTTCAACACCGTGTTCTATTGACAGGTACCCCTCTGCAGAACAACTTAGGTGAAATGTACAACTTGCTGAATTTCTTGCAGCCTGCTTCATTCCCTTCTTTGTCATCATTTGAAGAGAAGTTTAATGATCTTACAACTGCGGAAAAAGTGGAAGAGCTGAAAAAACTTGTTGCTCCTCATATGCTTCGAAGACTTAAAAAGGATGCTATGCAGAATATTCCCCCCAAGACCGAATGCATGGTTCCTGTTGAGTTATCATCTGTCCAGGCAGAATATTATCGTGCATTGCTTACAAAGAATTATCAGATCTTACGTAACATAGGAAAGGGGGTCGCTCAGAAGTCAATGCTGAACATTGTTATGCAGCTTCGAAAAGTGTGCAATCATCCATATCTTATACAAGGTACCGAGCCTGACTCTGGATCTGTAGAGTTCCTTCAGGAAATGCGAATTAAGGCATCTGCCAAGCTGACACTGTTGCATTCTATGCTTAAGGTGTTAAGTAGAGAAGGCCATCGTGTACTTATATTTTCACAGATGACTAAGCTTCTTGATATACTTGAGGATTACTTGACTATAGAATATGGACCTCAAACATTTGAAAGAGTGGATGGTACAGTCTCAGTGGCAGATCGTCAAGCAGCAATTGTACGCTTCAATCAAGACAAAAGTCGATTTGTGTTCCTTTTATCTACACGATCTTGTGGCCTTGGGATCAATCTGGCTTCTGCTGACACTGTCATTATCTATGATTCTGATTTCAACCCACATGCTGATATTCAAGCAATGAATCGTGCACATCGGATTGGGCAGTCAAAGAGACTTCTCGTGTACAGGCTTGTTGTACGGGCTAGTGTTGAGGAGCGCATCTTGCAGCTTGCAAAGAAGAAGCTGATGCTTGATCAGCTTTTTGTGAATAAGTCCGGATCTCAAAAAGAGGTGGAAGATATTTTACGTTGGGGAACAGAAGAACTTTTCAATGATTCTGCTGGTGTGGCTGGAAAAGGTACTGGAGAAAATTCTAGCAACAAAGATGAAGTAACTACAGACACAGAGCACAAGCATAAAAGGAGGTGTGGTGGTCTTGGGGATGTGTATAAAGATAGATGCACAGATGGCAGGACAAAGATTGTTTGGGATGAAAAtgcaattttaaaattgcttgatcgCTCAAACCTTCAGTCTGGGTCCTCTGAAAGTCATGAAGGAGATTTGGAGAATGATATGCTTGGCTCTGTAAAG
- the LOC122076559 gene encoding protein CHROMATIN REMODELING 4-like isoform X2, which produces MLLYTLNYQCRTRDLKMKENSSVNNKMIDRNWVLKRKRKRLSCRPDQSTGKVGNSVPSESLRNLLPAKRRLQSDIQYGQGRPDGKEGKSVPSEFPKNHHPLAKRGMKNDLIAGQSSNKKKGNDGYYFECVICDLGGNLLCCDSCPRTYHLQCLNPPLKRTPPGKWLCPNCCERNDLVKPANHTESVSRRARAKIISDKSKTRIKSSSSHKESRMESSVPAKRSSSKVKLTFSHSVPSVENKSDSSYMDVSCSTKSRHLSEGGHGEAISSCGNTDIEKKPSLCRADEFAGNTDIEEKPSLYCADESADRKSNSLANEVQSSGTVLDPEPNAEPAERRSDSLCNNGNPTNKLILTSGHACQTAKKKKRKVNKEDRDDKTRFVKGNSTVNFSLKVGSKSTSAGPETSKHCQIYNSVDHQVSVSMLKEVLGTKSSLVQQQDKRIPEVISPSTHALDETRGQEEKMVTCDENVPCEVQQVDRILGCRVQSSGKVSSCLSQPIKFSASPGTSSHVASGNNCSGAANNLPSQDILVLDNCDRALEDSSSSGKLVDFKNADLLAEGCHDSKNPVDKGKSTKSDTKVDKIHVYKRCAKEGGGGGNSMGLTRRPFKLQSFMASSIKVRNGSAVDKENGEKITKKAVSEENAAVVRASLDIGGNCLMPRACKINVSSDAKDMKDEHKEIRLNDSGENKMHESALKESAPVQTDTVLYEFLVKWVGQSHIHNSWVSESQLKVLAKRKLENYKAKHGRALINLCQEQWFQPQRVIALRTCMDGTTEAFVKWCGLHYDECTWDKLDEPAIEKSSHLIAEFKCFESQTVAKDSAVDDLLKSKCQQTEIISLEAQPEELKGGFLFPHQLEALNWLRKCWHRSKNVILADEMGLGKTVSACAFMSALYFEFKVCLPCLVLVPLSTMPNWLAEFALWAPDLNVVEYHGCAKARSIIRQYEWHASDPNVLNKRTKSYKFNVLLTTYEMVLADFSHLRGVPWEVLVVDEGHRLKNSGSKLFSLLNTFSFQHRVLLTGTPLQNNLGEMYNLLNFLQPASFPSLSSFEEKFNDLTTAEKVEELKKLVAPHMLRRLKKDAMQNIPPKTECMVPVELSSVQAEYYRALLTKNYQILRNIGKGVAQKSMLNIVMQLRKVCNHPYLIQGTEPDSGSVEFLQEMRIKASAKLTLLHSMLKVLSREGHRVLIFSQMTKLLDILEDYLTIEYGPQTFERVDGTVSVADRQAAIVRFNQDKSRFVFLLSTRSCGLGINLASADTVIIYDSDFNPHADIQAMNRAHRIGQSKRLLVYRLVVRASVEERILQLAKKKLMLDQLFVNKSGSQKEVEDILRWGTEELFNDSAGVAGKGTGENSSNKDEVTTDTEHKHKRRCGGLGDVYKDRCTDGRTKIVWDENAILKLLDRSNLQSGSSESHEGDLENDMLGSVKVGKISK; this is translated from the exons AAGGAAAGTCTGTTCCTTCAGAATTTCCTAAGAACCACCATCCTCTTGCTAAACGCGGGATGAAAAATGATCTCATCGCAGGTCAGTcatcaaacaagaagaaaggaaatgatGGG TACTACTTCGAATGTGTAATCTGTGATCTTGGTGGCAACTTGCTGTGTTGTGATAGTTGCCCTCGAACCTATCATCTTCAGTGCCTTAATCCCCCTCTGAAG CGTACTCCTCCAGGTAAGTGGCTATGTCCAAACTGCTGTGAGCGAAATGATCTTGTAAAGCCCGCAAACCATACAGAGTCCGTTTCAAGACGTGCAAGAGCAAAAATTATTTCTGATAAGTCTAAGACAAGAATTAAGTCATCTAGCTCTCACAAGGAATCACGTATGGAAAGTTCAGTTCCAGCAAAAAGATCATCCAGTAAAGTGAAACTTACATTTTCTCATTCGGTTCCATCTGTTGAAAACAAGTCAGATTCTTCCTATATGGATGTGTCTTGTAGCACAAAATCAAGACACTTGTCTGAGGGTGGACATGGAGAAGCTATTTCATCATGTGGAAATACTGACATTGAGAAGAAACCCAGCTTGTGTCGTGCAGATGAATTTGCTGGAAATACTGACATTGAGGAGAAACCCAGCTTGTATTGTGCAGATGAGTCTGCTGACAGGAAGTCGAATTCTCTTGCTAATGAAGTCCAGTCTTCTGGTACGGTTTTAGACCCTGAGCCAAATGCTGAACCTGCTGAGAGAAGGTCTGACTCTCTGTGTAATAATGGAAATCCAACAAACAAGCTCATACTGACTTCCGGTCATGCCTGTCAGACagccaagaaaaagaagagaaaagttaACAAGGAAGATAGAGATGATAAAACGAGATTTGTCAAGGGAAATTCTACTGTAAATTTTTCTCTCAAGGTTGGATCCAAATCAACATCTGCAGGTCCTGAAACTAGTAAACACTGCCAAATATATAATTCAGTTGACCATCAGGTTTCGGTATCTATGTTGAAGGAGGTACTCGGAACAAAATCTTCTCTAGTGCAGCAACAAGATAAg AGGATCCCTGAGGTAATATCACCCTCAACACATGCCTTAGATGAAACAAGGggtcaagaagaaaaaatggtgaCATGTGATGAAAATGTTCCTTGTGAGGTTCAACAG GTTGATCGGATTCTTGGGTGTCGAGTTCAAAGTAGTGGAAAAGTTTCTTCCTGTCTCAGTCAACCAATCAAATTTTCTGCTTCCCCCGGAACTTCTTCTCATGTTGCATCTGGAAACAACTGTTCAGGGGCTGCAAATAACCTGCCTTCTCAAGATATACTTGTTCTAGATAATTGTGACAGGGCATTAGAGGATTCGTCTTCTAGTGGTAAACTTGTAGATTTTAAGAATGCTGATCTTCTTGCTGAGGGATGCCATGATTCGAAAAACCCTGTTGATAAGGGAAAAAGCACCAAGAGTGATACCAAAGTAGATAAGATACATGTCTATAAAAGATGTGCAAAAGAAGGCGGTGGAGGGGGAAATTCCATGGGATTAACAAGAAGACCTTTCAAGCTTCAGAGTTTTATGGCCTCAAGTATTAAAGTTCGAAATGGATCGGCTGTAGACAAGGAGAATGGggaaaaaataactaaaaaggCAGTGTCAGAAGAGAACGCTGCTGTTGTACGTGCTAGTTTGGATATTGGTGGTAATTGTTTGATGCCAAGAGCATGCAAAATAAATGTATCTTCAGATGCTAAAGACATGAAAGATGAGCATAAGGAGATAAGATTGAATGACAGTGGAGAAAACAAGATGCATGAGTCGGCCTTGAAGGAATCTGCTCCAGTACAGACAGATACAGTCTTGTATGAATTTTTGGTCAAGTGGGTTGGGCAATCTCACATTCATAACAGCTGGGTTTCTGAATCGCAATTGAAAGTTCTAGCaaaaagaaaactagagaaTTACAAGGCAAAGCATGGAAGAGCACTGATAAATCTTTGTCAAGAACAATGGTTCCAACCACAAAGAGTGATTGCCCTCCGTACTTGCATGGATGGCACAACTGAAGCTTTTGTAAAATGGTGTGGTCTCCATTATGATGAATGCACATGGGACAAATTAGATGAACCTGCCATTGAGAAATCTTCGCATCTGATTGCTGAATTCAAGTGCTTTGAATCCCAAACAGTGGCCAAAGATTCAGCTGTGGATGATCTTCTAAAGAGTAAGTGTCAGCAAACCGAGATCATTTCTCTTGAAGCGCAACCCGAGGAGCTTAAAGGAGGTTTCCTGTTTCCACATCAACTAGAAGCTTTGAACTGGTTGCGTAAATGCTGGCATAGATCTAAAAATGTGATCCTCGCTGATGAGATGGGGCTGGGGAAAACTGTGTCGGCCTGTGCTTTTATGTCAGCTTTATATTTTGAGTTCAAAGTGTGTCTTCCTTGTCTAGTTTTGGTTCCTCTGTCCACAATGCCTAACTGGCTTGCTGAATTTGCATTATGGGCCCCAGATCTGAATGTTGTGGAGTATCATGGCTGTGCAAAAGCAAGATCTATTATTCGTCAATATGAATGGCATGCGAGTGATCCAAATGTGTTAAACAAGAGAACTAAGTCATACAAATTTAATGTTCTTTTGACTACTTATGAGATGGTGCTTGCTGACTTCTCCCATTTGCGTGGGGTTCCATGGGAGGTTCTCGTGGTTGATGAGGGTCATCGTCTGAAAAATTCGGGCAGTAAACTTTTCAGCTTGCTCAACACATTTTCTTTTCAACACCGTGTTCTATTGACAGGTACCCCTCTGCAGAACAACTTAGGTGAAATGTACAACTTGCTGAATTTCTTGCAGCCTGCTTCATTCCCTTCTTTGTCATCATTTGAAGAGAAGTTTAATGATCTTACAACTGCGGAAAAAGTGGAAGAGCTGAAAAAACTTGTTGCTCCTCATATGCTTCGAAGACTTAAAAAGGATGCTATGCAGAATATTCCCCCCAAGACCGAATGCATGGTTCCTGTTGAGTTATCATCTGTCCAGGCAGAATATTATCGTGCATTGCTTACAAAGAATTATCAGATCTTACGTAACATAGGAAAGGGGGTCGCTCAGAAGTCAATGCTGAACATTGTTATGCAGCTTCGAAAAGTGTGCAATCATCCATATCTTATACAAGGTACCGAGCCTGACTCTGGATCTGTAGAGTTCCTTCAGGAAATGCGAATTAAGGCATCTGCCAAGCTGACACTGTTGCATTCTATGCTTAAGGTGTTAAGTAGAGAAGGCCATCGTGTACTTATATTTTCACAGATGACTAAGCTTCTTGATATACTTGAGGATTACTTGACTATAGAATATGGACCTCAAACATTTGAAAGAGTGGATGGTACAGTCTCAGTGGCAGATCGTCAAGCAGCAATTGTACGCTTCAATCAAGACAAAAGTCGATTTGTGTTCCTTTTATCTACACGATCTTGTGGCCTTGGGATCAATCTGGCTTCTGCTGACACTGTCATTATCTATGATTCTGATTTCAACCCACATGCTGATATTCAAGCAATGAATCGTGCACATCGGATTGGGCAGTCAAAGAGACTTCTCGTGTACAGGCTTGTTGTACGGGCTAGTGTTGAGGAGCGCATCTTGCAGCTTGCAAAGAAGAAGCTGATGCTTGATCAGCTTTTTGTGAATAAGTCCGGATCTCAAAAAGAGGTGGAAGATATTTTACGTTGGGGAACAGAAGAACTTTTCAATGATTCTGCTGGTGTGGCTGGAAAAGGTACTGGAGAAAATTCTAGCAACAAAGATGAAGTAACTACAGACACAGAGCACAAGCATAAAAGGAGGTGTGGTGGTCTTGGGGATGTGTATAAAGATAGATGCACAGATGGCAGGACAAAGATTGTTTGGGATGAAAAtgcaattttaaaattgcttgatcgCTCAAACCTTCAGTCTGGGTCCTCTGAAAGTCATGAAGGAGATTTGGAGAATGATATGCTTGGCTCTGTAAAG